The Pseudomonas triclosanedens genome has a window encoding:
- a CDS encoding NTP transferase domain-containing protein, with the protein MDVSTLAVILAAGQGTRMRSALPKVMHCVGNRPLLGHVLATCETAGVDRLAVVIGPDSPQVGDYLAQVAPQARCFVQRERLGTAHALLAAREVLEEHSQGCVLVLFGDSPLVSGETLAKLRAALSGGAAVAVAGFTSESPGGYGRLLLEDGQLQAIREAKDCTPQELQVRLCNGGVMGLRADHCLWLLERIGNANAQGEYYLTDAVELAHRAGLRVAAVEVEEDDILGVNDREQLHAAEQVFQRRRRQQAMRAGVTLADAQSVYFSADTELAADVVVEPCVVFGPGVRVASGARVPAFSRLQAVRVEPG; encoded by the coding sequence ATGGACGTCTCCACGCTGGCGGTGATCCTCGCCGCCGGGCAGGGCACGCGCATGCGTTCGGCCCTGCCGAAAGTGATGCACTGCGTTGGTAACCGGCCACTGCTGGGGCATGTGCTGGCGACCTGCGAAACCGCCGGAGTCGACCGGCTGGCGGTGGTGATCGGGCCGGACTCGCCCCAGGTGGGCGACTACCTGGCGCAGGTCGCCCCGCAGGCGCGATGTTTCGTCCAGCGCGAACGGCTCGGCACAGCCCATGCGCTGCTGGCCGCCCGCGAAGTGCTGGAGGAGCACAGCCAGGGCTGCGTACTGGTGCTGTTCGGCGATTCGCCGCTGGTCAGCGGCGAGACGCTGGCGAAGTTGCGCGCGGCGCTGAGCGGCGGAGCCGCGGTGGCGGTGGCGGGTTTCACCAGCGAATCGCCCGGTGGCTATGGGCGCTTGCTGCTGGAGGATGGCCAGTTGCAGGCCATCCGCGAGGCGAAAGACTGCACGCCGCAAGAGTTGCAGGTGCGGTTGTGCAACGGCGGCGTGATGGGGCTGCGCGCCGACCATTGCCTGTGGCTGCTGGAGCGTATCGGCAACGCCAACGCCCAGGGCGAGTACTACCTGACCGACGCGGTGGAACTCGCCCATCGCGCCGGGTTGCGGGTGGCTGCCGTGGAGGTGGAGGAGGATGACATCCTCGGCGTCAACGACCGCGAGCAACTGCATGCCGCCGAGCAGGTATTCCAGCGCCGTCGCAGGCAGCAGGCGATGCGTGCCGGAGTGACGCTCGCCGATGCGCAGTCGGTGTACTTCAGCGCCGATACCGAGCTGGCCGCCGACGTGGTGGTCGAGCCGTGCGTGGTGTTCGGGCCGGGCGTGCGCGTTGCCAGTGGTGCGCGGGTGCCGGCGTTCAGCCGGTTGCAGGCGGTACGAGTGGAGCCCGGCTGA
- a CDS encoding aminoglycoside phosphotransferase family protein, which produces MSLPCETTRAAARETFLESSGLSGAAITALPADASMRRYFRLDGKGLLLMDSPPGAEPLAPYLQVAQSLRGCGLSAPRVLAADGELGLALVEDFGQATYTRLLAAGHDEAGLYRLAVDALLRLHRAGPQAAEGTHAYDAQRLADEAALFIDWYAPLLIGARGAAQLRDAYLDTFAAACRDVAMCREVLVLRDYHVDNLMLLEGREGVAACGLLDFQDALCGSPAYDLMSLLEDARRDVPEALRAALLDHYLNLRPELDRRRFMADYRVLAAQRHAKVLGIFVRLARRDGKTGYLAHLPRVLGLFRRALEDQRLARLRDLLDAELPSWRQPLTGETLVQRLATY; this is translated from the coding sequence ATGAGCCTGCCTTGCGAAACCACCCGCGCCGCCGCCCGCGAGACCTTCCTCGAAAGCAGCGGCCTGTCCGGCGCGGCCATCACCGCGCTGCCGGCGGACGCTTCGATGCGCCGTTACTTCCGCCTCGACGGCAAGGGCCTGTTGCTGATGGACTCGCCACCCGGCGCCGAGCCGTTGGCGCCATATCTGCAGGTGGCGCAGTCGTTGCGCGGCTGCGGATTGTCGGCGCCGAGGGTGCTGGCTGCCGACGGCGAACTGGGCCTGGCGCTGGTGGAGGATTTCGGCCAGGCCACCTATACCCGGCTGCTTGCGGCGGGCCACGACGAGGCGGGGCTGTACCGTCTCGCCGTGGATGCCTTGCTGCGCCTGCACCGGGCCGGCCCGCAGGCCGCGGAGGGCACGCACGCCTACGATGCCCAGCGCCTGGCCGACGAGGCCGCGCTGTTCATCGACTGGTATGCGCCGCTGCTGATCGGTGCTCGAGGTGCGGCGCAATTGCGCGATGCCTACCTCGACACCTTCGCCGCGGCCTGCCGTGATGTCGCCATGTGCCGCGAGGTGCTGGTGCTGCGCGACTACCACGTCGACAACCTGATGTTGCTGGAAGGCCGCGAAGGCGTTGCCGCCTGCGGGCTGCTGGATTTCCAGGACGCCCTCTGCGGGTCGCCGGCCTATGACCTGATGTCCCTGCTGGAGGACGCCCGCCGCGATGTGCCCGAGGCGCTGCGGGCGGCCCTGCTGGATCACTACCTGAACCTGCGCCCCGAGCTGGACCGCCGCCGTTTCATGGCCGACTACCGGGTGCTGGCCGCCCAGCGCCATGCCAAGGTGCTGGGCATCTTCGTGCGGCTGGCGCGGCGCGACGGCAAGACCGGCTATCTGGCGCACCTGCCGCGCGTGCTCGGCCTGTTCCGGCGCGCGCTGGAGGACCAGCGCCTGGCCCGGCTGCGCGACCTGCTCGATGCCGAACTTCCATCCTGGCGCCAGCCGCTGACCGGCGAAACCCTCGTCCAGCGCCTGGCCACCTACTGA
- a CDS encoding cupin domain-containing protein, with product MKTPVIYRPLQVTELKDWGVIPTMLEGESHISGVVLHKGPEGQSECGIWHCTPGKWFCHVTSDEFCHFLEGRCTYVHESGEVIEIEPDTAAFFPKDWKGVCTVHETIKKVYMIR from the coding sequence ATGAAGACCCCCGTTATCTACCGCCCGCTGCAAGTCACCGAACTCAAGGACTGGGGCGTGATCCCGACCATGCTCGAAGGCGAGTCTCACATCAGCGGCGTGGTCCTGCACAAGGGGCCGGAAGGCCAGTCCGAGTGCGGCATCTGGCACTGCACGCCGGGCAAGTGGTTCTGCCACGTGACCAGCGACGAGTTCTGCCACTTCCTCGAAGGCCGCTGCACCTATGTGCATGAGTCCGGCGAGGTGATCGAGATCGAGCCGGACACTGCGGCCTTCTTTCCCAAGGACTGGAAGGGCGTGTGCACCGTGCACGAGACCATCAAGAAGGTCTACATGATCCGGTGA
- a CDS encoding aldehyde dehydrogenase family protein, whose protein sequence is MTIAFQTDSALRYIGPHYQGALTRRQRDIINPADLTRVGRIALCDAEDVDAAIDAANAAQREWKRVDAKSRAAILHQLANAIETDQATQREVARLMTLEMGKPFPEAMGELANCAPIFRYYAEMARDEAGKVAGTTQLGSFQHVRYEPCGVSVHIMPFNFPILLMCWTLAASLAAGNACIVKPAESTTLCSLKFMEHFKVLPAGMVSCVPGDASTAQCLVQSQRTHAVAFTGSVAAGKAVAVACAERMKPAVIEAGGSDPMIISRHAPLEVAAAGAVTAAFHLSGQICTSAERFFVVEDIHDEFVARFAERTRALRIGHGLERSEIGPMVSEAARAKVMRLVDDALAKGATLVCGGRIPAHLPVGWYYEPTILTDVTAEMAIFHEECFGPVAAICKVKDFDEAVRLANDSPFGLGASLFTTDLAEAMEAADRLEAGMVWVNNPLIDNDALPFGGWKMSGLGRELGRQGLDAFRRSKMVIIDHQPQIHSWWYPYADDVFYQG, encoded by the coding sequence ATGACCATCGCATTCCAGACCGATTCGGCCCTGCGTTACATCGGCCCGCACTACCAGGGCGCGTTGACCCGTCGCCAGCGCGACATCATCAACCCCGCCGACCTCACCCGGGTCGGCCGTATTGCCCTGTGCGATGCCGAGGATGTGGACGCCGCCATCGATGCCGCCAACGCAGCCCAGCGCGAGTGGAAGCGCGTCGATGCCAAGAGCCGCGCGGCGATCCTGCATCAGTTGGCCAACGCCATCGAGACCGACCAGGCCACCCAGCGCGAAGTCGCGCGGCTGATGACCCTGGAAATGGGCAAGCCATTCCCCGAGGCGATGGGCGAGCTGGCCAACTGTGCGCCGATCTTCCGCTACTACGCCGAGATGGCCCGCGATGAAGCCGGGAAGGTGGCCGGGACCACACAGCTTGGCTCGTTCCAGCATGTGCGCTACGAACCCTGCGGTGTCAGCGTGCACATCATGCCGTTCAACTTCCCGATCCTGCTGATGTGCTGGACCCTGGCCGCGTCGCTGGCGGCGGGCAACGCCTGTATCGTCAAGCCGGCGGAAAGCACCACGCTGTGCTCGCTGAAGTTCATGGAGCACTTCAAGGTTCTGCCTGCCGGCATGGTCAGTTGCGTGCCGGGCGATGCCAGCACGGCGCAGTGCCTGGTTCAGTCGCAGCGCACCCATGCCGTGGCCTTCACCGGTAGCGTGGCCGCCGGCAAGGCAGTGGCGGTGGCCTGTGCCGAACGCATGAAGCCAGCGGTGATCGAGGCGGGCGGCAGCGACCCGATGATCATCTCGCGCCATGCGCCGCTGGAGGTTGCGGCGGCCGGCGCGGTGACCGCGGCCTTTCATCTGAGCGGGCAGATCTGTACCTCGGCGGAGCGATTCTTCGTGGTCGAGGATATCCATGACGAGTTCGTCGCACGCTTCGCCGAACGCACCCGCGCGCTGCGCATCGGCCACGGCCTGGAGCGTTCCGAGATCGGCCCGATGGTCAGCGAGGCGGCCCGCGCCAAGGTAATGCGCCTGGTGGACGACGCCCTGGCCAAGGGGGCCACGCTGGTCTGCGGCGGGCGCATTCCCGCGCATCTGCCGGTCGGGTGGTACTACGAGCCGACCATCCTCACCGACGTGACGGCGGAGATGGCGATCTTCCACGAAGAGTGCTTCGGGCCGGTGGCGGCCATCTGCAAGGTGAAGGACTTCGACGAAGCCGTGCGCCTGGCCAACGACTCGCCCTTCGGCCTGGGCGCTTCGCTGTTCACCACCGACCTGGCCGAGGCGATGGAGGCGGCAGATCGGCTGGAAGCGGGCATGGTCTGGGTCAACAACCCGCTGATCGACAACGATGCCTTGCCGTTCGGTGGCTGGAAGATGTCCGGCCTGGGCCGCGAGCTGGGCCGCCAGGGCCTGGACGCCTTCCGCCGCTCGAAGATGGTGATCATCGACCACCAGCCGCAGATCCATTCCTGGTGGTACCCGTATGCCGACGATGTGTTCTACCAGGGCTGA
- a CDS encoding cupin domain-containing protein: MPEFNAASTAPHIRGARDYDELVDWGVQSDALEGVSHSSGRLLFKGPNNSPESGLWVCTPGRWRLSIPRDELCHFVSGRATYRSDDGEVIEVEPDTLVLFPAGWTGECTVHSTIRNLYMLA, encoded by the coding sequence ATGCCTGAGTTCAACGCCGCCTCGACGGCGCCGCACATCCGCGGCGCCCGTGACTACGACGAACTGGTGGACTGGGGCGTGCAGTCCGACGCCCTGGAGGGGGTGTCGCACTCCAGCGGCCGCCTGCTGTTCAAGGGGCCGAACAACAGCCCGGAGAGCGGACTGTGGGTCTGTACGCCTGGCCGTTGGCGGCTGTCGATCCCGCGAGACGAGCTGTGCCACTTCGTGTCCGGCCGCGCGACCTACCGCTCGGATGACGGCGAGGTGATCGAAGTGGAGCCCGACACCCTGGTGCTGTTCCCCGCCGGCTGGACCGGCGAATGCACGGTGCACAGCACGATACGCAATCTCTACATGTTGGCGTGA
- a CDS encoding GNAT family N-acetyltransferase codes for MPAPACPHLIGDIVELQPLRAEHAPALLAAAADGRLWELKVTVVPGPETVAGYIDKALAGLQEGSVMPFAILDRRNASIVGSTRFWKIDRANRKLEIGHTWLAQSAQRTPINTEAKLLLLTYAFEQMGCVRVQFTTDELNEKSRKAILRLGAVQEGIVRHERIMPDGRKRNSVRFSIIDSEWPQVKAGLLARLSRAPLVPPATG; via the coding sequence ATGCCCGCCCCTGCCTGCCCCCACCTGATCGGCGATATCGTCGAACTCCAGCCCCTGCGCGCCGAGCACGCCCCCGCGTTGCTCGCGGCCGCTGCCGATGGCCGACTGTGGGAGCTGAAGGTAACGGTGGTTCCGGGGCCGGAGACGGTGGCCGGCTACATCGACAAGGCCCTGGCCGGCCTGCAGGAGGGCAGCGTGATGCCCTTCGCCATCCTCGACCGGCGCAACGCAAGCATCGTCGGCAGCACGCGCTTCTGGAAGATCGACCGGGCCAACCGCAAGCTGGAGATCGGCCATACCTGGCTGGCGCAGTCGGCGCAACGCACGCCGATCAACACCGAAGCCAAGCTCCTGCTGCTGACTTACGCCTTCGAGCAGATGGGCTGCGTACGCGTGCAGTTCACCACCGACGAGCTGAACGAGAAGTCCCGCAAGGCGATCCTGCGCCTGGGCGCGGTGCAGGAAGGCATCGTCCGCCACGAGCGAATCATGCCCGACGGCCGCAAGCGCAACTCGGTGCGTTTCAGCATCATCGACAGCGAATGGCCGCAGGTGAAGGCCGGGCTGCTGGCGCGCCTCAGCCGGGCTCCACTCGTACCGCCTGCAACCGGCTGA